Genomic window (Fluviispira vulneris):
TTAAAGAAGTTTGTAATTGACCACATTTACTGGGAACCCAAACCTTTATATCCATATTTTTTTGAATGTGCACTAATGTTGATGCAAGTTCAGGATCATCACATATCACTAGGAAAAGACCACGTTTGGAATCCATCTAATACACCTTACTATTTGAAATTAATCAGATAAATACTTCCTGATAATTGTTCTTGCAAGTTGGAGTATGCTACAATATTTTACCCCCCTGTTTGGGATGGCAATTCTGCCTCGCAATTTTCATAATATACTACATTGCGTAACCTGTTGAATAAGATAACCTAGTTAGGTTAGAATCTCACAGGGCTCTATGAGGACATAAGATGACAGAAATACTTGGTTTTAACAACCTAACGAAAGCTTTAAGCTTCAATCTATATGACTTTGCTGTTGCATTGAATGATGAAGAAAGAGCTTCGTATATCAGGTATATTGATGAACGGTATTCCGCACGTCAAATTGAATCCCAACTCATACGAATTGCAGAAATAATTGATGCTGAAGTTTTAAACGTCAGCTCAAAAGATTTCGATCCATATGGTGCAAGCGTTATATTGCTCATGAGCGATTTAAAGGGCGATCAAGCAACTCAACAATCAAATATGATTTCTCAATCAACTTATAACATTGTTGACAAACAAGCCAATCTCATGGCTCAGTCAACGGTTTCCATTCATTTAGACAAAAGTCATATCTGTGCACACACCTATCCAGACAGTCTTGATCCCTCTGGTATCTGTAGCTTTCGCGTTGACATTGACATAGCAACCTGTGGAAGCATTTCACCTTTGTATGCATTGGATTTTATGTTCAAGGCATTCGAAACAGACGTCGTTTGTGTGGATTATGTTGTCAGAGGTTTTGCGCGAAATAAAAAGAACGAAAAAATATACATGGATCATGAAATTGAGAGCATCACTCAGTTTGTCTCCCCATTTATACTAAGAGAATATGACACCATAGATAAAAACTCTCCAGAACATCATACCTATCAAACAATGTTTTGTAGAAAAGAATTGGATGAGAGTTGTTACTTTAGAAATCCAAGAACTGTTCCACCACACATTGCTTCCGAAAAAATGGCTCTTATTCGCAAAGAAATAGATTCTGTTGCCCGTTTAAAATAATCATTTTCTTTTAAACAAAGATTTTTAGTTCCTTTATGAAATAATGCTTCATAAAGGAATTTTTTTTATTCAACATATCAGTAAACATCAGTTACGAAAAAATATTTTTATGTTATATATTATTCTTAACGTAGGCAAAGGAGAGTTGCTTTGAGAGAAAAAAACAGTTCAAAATCAAGAGCATTATCTCTTATTCGAACCATTGGCAGCACTGCCCTCAAAGCAGGCAATGAGGCCATTCAAAAAAAACTAAGTAAATTGAGTGAAGGGGATTCGCCTATCAGTGAAGCTGCATTGAGACTCGTCAAAGGTCTCGATGATCTTAAAGGCGCAGCTATGAAAGTTGGACAAATTTTAAGCATGGTGGATGAAAAAATGCTTCCCCCAGGCTGGAAAGAAGCATTGAGCAAACTACAAGCCAACGCAACCGCCAAAGATTGGAGCTTTATAGAACCCATTTTATTAAAGGCATTTGGTAATTTAGATGACTTTGAATACATCGAAGAACGAGCAGTTCATGCCGCAAGTATTGGTCAAGTCCACAAAGCACGTTTAAAAGATGGAACTTATATCGCTCTTAAAGTACAATATCCAAATCTAGAAAAAAGCGTAAAATCCGATCTTCAAAACATGAAAAGACTCATCAATTTAGCGAATATTATGCCAAATATGGCAAACTATGATCACACTTTCGAAGCCGTCGAAAAACTCTTTCTTGAAGAACTCGACTTTATACGTGAAAAAAACTTTTATGAACTTTATAAAGAAAACTTTAGTAACAATCCCAATATTATTGTGCCAAAAACAATCTCCCATCTTTGTCGAAAAAATATTTTAGCCACGGAATGGATCCAAGGTGAAAATCTCCAACAATGGATGACACGCAATCAAAGTGAAATGCATTCAGATATCGAACTTATAAAAAAGCGCGATAAAATAGGTTTTCTTTTATTGGATCTTGTCTTTAAAGAAATTATAACTTTCAAACATATTCAATCCGATCCCAATCCCGGTAATTTTCTTATCACTGAGGATTGCAAACTTGTTCTGCTCGATTTTGGGGCTACACAAAAATTAAGTTCCGATCTTATCCAAAATTATGCTGAACTTTGTCGTGTAAGCCTAGCTGAAGATAAAGAAAACATAATAAATGTTGCTGTAAAAATGGGCTTTTTATTTACAGATGACAGCAATGAGATAAAAGAGAGTTTTTTAAGAATAATGCAGCTTGCAATGGAGCCCTTTATCCATGAGAGTTATTCTTGGAGAAACTGTGATATGTTAAAAAGAATAAATTCTGAGTCTTTTCATTTAATGAAATTGACTAAATTTAGAGCTCCAGCTTCTGAAATCATATTTATGAATAGAAGACTTGGTGGAAATTTAATCATGATGGAAAAGCTGGGGGCGACGGTCTTTGCCAGAGAACTTTTTGTAAATATTTTACAATAAAAAGGATTGATAATGCTTATTTTAAAACATAATTTTTCTTTTTGCGCCAGTCATAGGCTTTTTAATCCAACCTTCAGTGATGATAAAAATAAAGAAATATATGGCAAATGTGCAGGTAAAAATGGGCATGGGCATAACTATAAACTCGAGGTTGCAATTACAGGTCAAGTGGATCCTGAAACAAGCATGCTCTTTAATTTACAAGATCTTTCTGACATCGTGTATGAGAATATTATCAACGACGTCGATCATAAACATTTAAATTTTGATGTGCTTTGGCTTGAAGGTAAAATCCCAACAATCGAAATTTTTATTGAAGAAATCTGGAAAAGACTTGATAAATCTATTGGAAGTAAACAGAAAAACAAACTTGAGCTTTACTCAGTTACTTTATGGGAAACAGAAACAAATTTTGCAACACGTTTGAGAAATTAGGATATATTTCAAGCATGATTATCTTGTTCTTTTCTTGATTTTATCCATTTAACTATAATAGGAATAAACGATACAAAGATTATTCCGACAATTAAAAAATGAATATAGTCATTTATTTTATCTCCGAACATTTTTCCTAAATAATATCCACCAAATACCATGCTCCAAACCCATAAAAACCCACCGATGATATTGTAAGATACAAACTTAGAAAAGGTCATCTCAGCAGCTCCAGCAACGGTAGGAGCAAAAGTTCTTATAATAGGAATAAATCTTGCTATAATTATAGTTTTTCCACCATGTTTTTCATAAAAATCATGCGCATATTGTATATGTTTTTTGCGAAAGAAAAAAGAATCTTCCTTACTATATAGCAATGCACCAAGTTTTTTGCCAATATAAAAACCAACAGCATCACCTACAATTGCAGACACAGTTAGTGTAGAAATAAGAATTGAGATCTGCATATCTCCTTTAGCAGCAAATAATCCTGCAGCAATTAACAATGAATCCCCTGGCAAAAAAAAGCCTACCAATAAACCTGTTTCAGCAAAAACAATTAAAATGAGACCGATATATCCTACTGTTTGTATCAGAAATATGGGATCATTTAATACTGATAAAATAAATTGATAAAGCGTATGAAAAAAATCCATAAAGTAACAATCCTCCTGGAGTTATCACGTATTCATATTTCTTATACCGGAAAATAAATGAAGTACAATCTTAAAAGTATTCTCTTTTAGAATTATTGCCTTTAATTAAATTATATGATTCTGAAGGAAGAAAATCCCAAGATACACCGATAGAAACTTCAAACCATCCTTCCAGATATCTTTTTGCAGCAACCCGAAATAATAATTCTTTTGTCATCAAACGAAAAGGTCTGAGATCTGCCTCGAGTGCCCAAACAGATTTTCCTTGGATAAAATCAAAAAAAGAAAATCCACCGACAAATTCATAATCACCAATATTATCAATATTATCTGACCATCGGCCATTGGCAAAAACAGAAATTTTAGAAATACTAAAAGCAGCATCGGACTGTAAAACACTTCCTCCCATATATTCAAGAGCTCCTCCTATGCGAAAAACTCCAGAAGGAACAGGGTTACGCCATAAAACCTTATAACCACCTATGCCAACATAATAACTTGAACCCTCAATAGTTGAGCCGTTAAAAAATGAAAATTGTCCATATGGATTTATATAGAGATCAAAAGTCGAATCGATATCTATTTTTCCTGATGCATTGAATGTATTTATTAAAGTTGTTGGTATGCCTGCAGAATTGCCAAAATATGAGCCCGATGTAAGAGCAGCACCAATTCTTAGACTTGTTGGATCCCAAGTATTAGGATCATCAATGGAAATTTTTTTCTTTGGCTTACTGATTTCAACCTCTTCGCCTTCATTAGGAGGAAGCTGGGGAGAAATAAGTCCTTGCTGCTCAGCTTGCGGTTTGGAGCTTTCCTCTTGTGCTAAAGCAATTTCACTTTTCTTATCAAGTTTTGCCGTTTTATCTTTTTCTAAATTATTTTTATCTATCTTGTCTTTATCCATCGAAACAGGTTCGTTTTTTTCTTGCTTGTCTTTTCCAAAAACGACTGGAGGTAACATCGAACGCATTTTCTCTCTTCTTGTCTGAGATTCAAAACCTTCCTCTGCCGCGCCTAACATGGGAGCGGTTTCTGGATTATAAGGATCTCTCCAACCGGTATTATTTAATTTTTGTTCTTTTTTCCAAACGAGCAGTTGAACATCTTGCTTATCAAGAATTTTTAATGCTTGTTCATATGAAACACGATCGGACGACACAATTTGGCACAGAGAACTTCCTTGGCGTGCTTCCAATACCTTAAGAGCATGGATTGGAATCCGATTGGCTCGTAAAAATTCGCCTGTTTGTGGATGAAAACTCGATAAAATAACGTAACCTGCATAAAGGGTTTCACCACGAACAATTCCTCGTTCTTTACCAAAATCTACAGTTAATAAATTCTCACGCATATATGTCACTTTACCGTCGTGACCTAATGTCGCAATCAAACGTGAAACGGCTTGAGCAAATGCTTCTTTTATTTTTGAGCGACTGGCTTGCGGTTCGATCATAACATCTTCTCGCGCCCAGATAGAACCCATAATTCCAGCGCCTCTTACTGACACACGCACGAGAGTTTGATCCGGAGCAAAATAAATGGATGGCCGAATCCAAGCATCCAAATTGTAATCCGATTCAAGATTCACTCTTAGATTATCTGCATTTACATTTTCAGGTGAGTTTTTTGCTGATCCACTCAAGGGAATCAGTTTCATAAAATCAGATAAAGATAGACTCCAAAAACGCCCTGTATTTTGAATTTCTTCATCAACATCCGCAACGAGATCTTTGCGCAATTCAGTTTCGCTAAAAGGTAGGGCTGGCACACCATATAAAACTCTGTCTTGTTTGCGCATGAAAATTCTAAATTTATCCACATTACTTTCTAAAATATCAATTCCGACCCTCCGCACAGGAGGCAATAAATATGAGTCACCTTGTGTACTCGGGGGGCGTGCTGTTGGATTTTCCAACGAAAATAAATTCTCAATATAAAACAGAAGCAAAAATGCTAAAATTAAATATTTGACAATTTTTGACTTTTCCACTCAGAGGCTCCCTTGTTCTTTAAATTGTATG
Coding sequences:
- a CDS encoding 6-pyruvoyl trahydropterin synthase family protein, which produces MLILKHNFSFCASHRLFNPTFSDDKNKEIYGKCAGKNGHGHNYKLEVAITGQVDPETSMLFNLQDLSDIVYENIINDVDHKHLNFDVLWLEGKIPTIEIFIEEIWKRLDKSIGSKQKNKLELYSVTLWETETNFATRLRN
- a CDS encoding ABC1 kinase family protein; this encodes MREKNSSKSRALSLIRTIGSTALKAGNEAIQKKLSKLSEGDSPISEAALRLVKGLDDLKGAAMKVGQILSMVDEKMLPPGWKEALSKLQANATAKDWSFIEPILLKAFGNLDDFEYIEERAVHAASIGQVHKARLKDGTYIALKVQYPNLEKSVKSDLQNMKRLINLANIMPNMANYDHTFEAVEKLFLEELDFIREKNFYELYKENFSNNPNIIVPKTISHLCRKNILATEWIQGENLQQWMTRNQSEMHSDIELIKKRDKIGFLLLDLVFKEIITFKHIQSDPNPGNFLITEDCKLVLLDFGATQKLSSDLIQNYAELCRVSLAEDKENIINVAVKMGFLFTDDSNEIKESFLRIMQLAMEPFIHESYSWRNCDMLKRINSESFHLMKLTKFRAPASEIIFMNRRLGGNLIMMEKLGATVFARELFVNILQ
- a CDS encoding DedA family protein is translated as MDFFHTLYQFILSVLNDPIFLIQTVGYIGLILIVFAETGLLVGFFLPGDSLLIAAGLFAAKGDMQISILISTLTVSAIVGDAVGFYIGKKLGALLYSKEDSFFFRKKHIQYAHDFYEKHGGKTIIIARFIPIIRTFAPTVAGAAEMTFSKFVSYNIIGGFLWVWSMVFGGYYLGKMFGDKINDYIHFLIVGIIFVSFIPIIVKWIKSRKEQDNHA
- a CDS encoding S-adenosylmethionine decarboxylase, whose amino-acid sequence is MTEILGFNNLTKALSFNLYDFAVALNDEERASYIRYIDERYSARQIESQLIRIAEIIDAEVLNVSSKDFDPYGASVILLMSDLKGDQATQQSNMISQSTYNIVDKQANLMAQSTVSIHLDKSHICAHTYPDSLDPSGICSFRVDIDIATCGSISPLYALDFMFKAFETDVVCVDYVVRGFARNKKNEKIYMDHEIESITQFVSPFILREYDTIDKNSPEHHTYQTMFCRKELDESCYFRNPRTVPPHIASEKMALIRKEIDSVARLK